A single genomic interval of Acetonema longum DSM 6540 harbors:
- a CDS encoding type II toxin-antitoxin system RatA family toxin → MPYVEVTLPVRCDREKIYPIIKDMEKYPQFMKDLESVEVLERKDNTTLTKWVSNVDGRIIRWTEQDVFDDPNMHISYRQIEGDLNKFEGEWVLTPIDDGTEIKLTVDFEFGIPMIAGLLNPILKKKVRDNSMNMLVAIKERMEQTI, encoded by the coding sequence ATGCCTTATGTGGAAGTTACCCTGCCAGTCCGGTGCGATCGGGAAAAAATTTACCCGATCATTAAAGATATGGAGAAATACCCTCAATTCATGAAGGACCTGGAAAGTGTTGAGGTTTTGGAGCGAAAAGACAACACCACCCTCACCAAATGGGTTTCCAATGTGGATGGCCGGATTATCCGCTGGACGGAACAGGATGTTTTCGATGATCCTAATATGCATATCTCCTATCGCCAAATTGAAGGAGACCTTAATAAATTTGAAGGAGAATGGGTTTTGACCCCCATTGACGACGGAACCGAGATCAAGCTGACCGTGGATTTTGAGTTTGGCATCCCGATGATTGCCGGTCTGTTAAACCCCATTCTCAAAAAAAAGGTAAGGGATAATAGCATGAACATGCTCGTTGCTATCAAAGAAAGAATGGAACAGACTATCTAA
- the htpX gene encoding zinc metalloprotease HtpX, producing MNSLKTTVLLAALTGLLLAIGNLFGGTQGMTFMLLVSVLMNFFSYWYSDKIVLKMYGAREVTMDQAPDLVRMVDRLTQTAGMPMPRVYIINTDTPNAFATGRDPEHAAVAVTTSIMRALTYEELEGVLAHELAHIQNRDTLISTVVATIAGVITMIANIAQWAAIFGLGRGNDNEDNGIGGILEFVILVVVAPLAATLIQLGISRTREFQADATGAKFCGKPLALASALQKIEYYAKHRVMPEATPSTSHMFIVNPFSGAGSWMTSLFSTHPSTEQRVAKLQELARQMR from the coding sequence TTGAATTCATTGAAAACGACTGTTTTGCTCGCTGCATTAACCGGTCTCTTGCTGGCCATCGGGAATTTATTTGGCGGGACTCAAGGTATGACCTTTATGCTTTTGGTCTCGGTATTGATGAATTTCTTCAGCTACTGGTATAGCGATAAAATCGTACTAAAGATGTATGGGGCCAGAGAGGTTACCATGGATCAGGCGCCTGACCTGGTACGGATGGTGGACCGTTTGACTCAAACCGCGGGTATGCCTATGCCGCGAGTCTATATTATTAACACGGATACTCCCAACGCCTTCGCCACCGGACGGGATCCAGAGCATGCGGCAGTGGCGGTTACCACCAGTATTATGCGCGCCTTGACTTACGAGGAACTGGAAGGGGTGCTGGCTCACGAACTGGCTCATATCCAAAATCGAGACACCTTAATCAGTACGGTGGTGGCCACCATTGCGGGTGTCATCACCATGATTGCCAATATTGCCCAATGGGCGGCCATATTCGGTCTCGGGCGAGGCAATGACAACGAGGATAACGGCATTGGCGGCATCCTTGAATTTGTCATTCTGGTAGTGGTGGCCCCCCTGGCTGCTACCTTGATCCAGCTTGGCATATCCCGTACCAGAGAATTTCAGGCCGATGCCACCGGGGCTAAATTTTGCGGCAAGCCGCTGGCGCTGGCCAGTGCACTGCAAAAAATTGAGTATTACGCCAAACACAGAGTGATGCCGGAGGCAACTCCCTCTACTTCACACATGTTCATCGTAAATCCGTTCAGCGGCGCCGGCAGCTGGATGACCAGCCTGTTCAGCACTCACCCGTCGACGGAACAACGTGTGGCGAAGTTACAGGAACTAGCCCGCCAGATGCGATAG